DNA from Branchiostoma lanceolatum isolate klBraLanc5 chromosome 6, klBraLanc5.hap2, whole genome shotgun sequence:
ATCTGTGCCTATTTATAATACATCTTCTACAGGTCAACCTTTAAGCTGTGCGGTGGGTGCAAGCTAACACGCTATTGCAGCCGGGACTGCCAGATACAACACTGGTTGGCCGGACACAAGAAGTGCTGTGGGCAGGACGCGTACCCTGGACCGGGACCAAACCCCTTGGAAGAAATGTTTAATTTCGTATCAGAACTTGTACATCAATCATGACTCTTTAACGACAGCATAAAATGTATCATTCTATATGATGCATTGAGCAGACGGTACTGATCCGTTAGATGTAGTAACACGTTGCATGTTGGCTATTTCTCACTAGGGACATGATTCTGTTGCCTTTGTAGAAAATAACGTCATCAAAAAAGTCACACAGTAACCATGTTTGATTTATCTTGTAAAAGAAAGTAAACACGTTGAAGGTTTTTTACAAACAAACTCAGTACAGCCAAGGACTATGTAATTCCATCGGTGCTGCACATTCACATTGTCACTCCTGTATATTGCAGTGATAGATATCCATTCCTCTTGTTTTCCGAGGTATGATTTACACAAAGTATGATTGTAACAAGATTTAAAACAGTCATCACTTGTTGTATTGCACACCAATCGGGAAAAATGGAACACTTCTCAAGAATTGTTGAAGATTTTTTCACAAATGTAATGACAATAAAGTTTATTCGACTGTTTTTCGACAAAACCTTAATCCGATACTTTTCAAGACTGTCTTTGTTATGTCTGCTTGCAAGTTGTCAATATTGGTCAGTCTAGTGCTTTATGATCAACACTCTATGGCAGTGCTTTAGTAATCTAACGTCTGATAGCTTTAATTCCAGTGTCTAGAATATGTAGCAAACACTCAATGATGCTCTGTTCAGTCACTAGACCACCAGTTGCCAGTTTAACGGTATTTTTTTGCTCATGAATCATAGAATGTAATGATTTTGCCTATCTCACAGCATCCTTGTTTTAATTCCTTCAAAACTGTTACTagtagtagcctgggtgccagaccaccgcgctcctggcgctgatccttcggccggggaagcaactcgcgccgccgccacagatagcacacggcccactaattatctctagcgcgatagaaatcagggttcggctgccaagcgctcccgggtgccaactctatatccctactactaggtcttccctggccaaaaggggttatcatcgcatcgcgcgaaaggtgtGGTATCCAGGCTAAACTGTTAGTTTTACAATCAGTCGaataatgttacataatgttCAGAATTCTTGCATTGATCATTAGTGCCATACCTGCCTAATCAGGTAATCCTATTGGCGAGACACCACGTGCCTTAGTTAGAGTCTACGAATTTCTAGTAAGAATGTGCTACTGCTGTTAagtaaaacaaaggaaaacataGCTCTCCAAActgcaaaacctccttgattaaaaaACCTCATTGATTAAAGTGGACCATTTGGAATAGTCCATAGAGCTATGACATCTATGTACTTGTTGGATCGGGAGATCGTCAGCTGGTCTTTTGACCTGGTCTATCTAACTATTAGCAGATTTTCGGCTCCGGTTGGTTTTCGgtagtctgggtgccatcctagattactaccggggctccggTAGTTCGCTACCCTAAACAAATCTTGATTTGGTAGGTAGCGAACGCAGGAGCCCCGGTACCGTAGTgatctaggatggcacccaggctaggtttttgacgtctttttggcgtttttgtcgggctttctacagttgtcaggttttctttttatccAGTTTGGCCCGGTATGGCTTGGTTTGGCTTAATCTGTCACATCCGGGACAAGCCAGAAGAAGGTAGCGATCTCcccgccaaacctctgcttgaagagtattaTAACGGTTCAGTAAAAGATAGCAACCAAGCGCAAGAAGCACGCACCCCTATGCGTCAATGAAAGCAACATCTTTGCATATATGTACTTTGTGCATCAATCGTTAAATATAAGAATTATTTATGGACATATTTACTGAAAAATCTACGTATAGAAAAACGGCTTCTCAATATTCCTCCTCTAAACCTTTACGTTCTCATGCTACAAATCCGACAAAAGCTCAGGTGGCAAAACAATGGGTCACGTGACAACACAACTTCGTCCCATGTTTTCAGTTCAAACTTTAGAGACAGCTCGCGCTAGGTGTCAACAACGTCGGTCCTCAACGAAAAATTATGGCGGGAAACAACTGCAGCGCGAGTGAATATCTGTCGTATGCTGCCAAGAAAGGTTCACTTGAAGGCGTCAAAGCGGCTTTGAAGGCTGGTAAGTTGAATGACGTAAACTTCGTAGTAATCTTGTTTCCAAATGTTGCTGGAGTCGTGTGCTTCGGTGATCTAAACATGTTTGATACTATTGTTATTTTGTTCCTAaaagtactacacatggtataGTCTATTTTTCCACCAAAGTTATCTATACGCTCCCCAGGAGCGGCATCAGTTTAATAGTTTATAGGCAGGCAACATCCTCACCGACTTTTATAGACCTGGGCtccattttgttattttcttgcCCCCAATATGAATATCTTCCACTGAGTACCTCACCACGCACGCCGGCCGCCAGTGGTATCTGTGCACAGTACGGCACAGTTTTCTCCAAGTATTTGCTGCACGTAACGTTAACTTTTATTACTGAGTAGTGCTGTTTTTTTCTTAgaagtatttttcattttcatttcactgTAGAAATGCAGTAAAtgttttctctctctgtctgaggGCTTCGATTCTCaggtatttcatatgtaaatcAACAGATAAGGATTTGCACACAAGTGTGAAGTACAGCGCGCTAGTGACACCTTTTTATCTTTTCCGTGCGATGCAAACAATTTACATACGAGCTCAGGCTGAAAAGGAAAGTCTGGCTCGACTGTTGTGCGACATTCTATCTTTTGTTCTAGTTAATCGTGCATCACAGTAAACAGCAGTGCACGAAATTGACCAATAATCCCACGGAGTCTCATTCAGGAGGTCTTATGATAGTGTCCAAGCCTTGTAATGTGCGTCTATTCACTAGGATATTTTTTAGAACCCTGAAGCTCTTGCTCTCCAAATTCCTTATCGGCGCATCGAACAGTTTCTTTGATAAAATCTCGATCTGAATTACAGTGTACTCATCACCCTGCATTTGTTGGGAAACATGTACTTTGGCATGTTATTTGTTGCTTTTCAActacagtacagtagtagtacTTGTTGGAAGTtcatacaaaatcataaaatgtCGATTGTGTAATCCTTTTTTATTTATACCATGAATCACCCAACACAGGTGCAGACATTGACTTACCCTGGAAACCAAGCGACTCACACTTACCACCATGTACAGCATTGTTCTGGGCTTGCATGAATGGACATGTAGATGTAGCGAGACTGCTGCTCCGCAAGGGGGCGTCTCTGGTGAAGAGAACCGTTGGTGCATTTTCTCCCCTTCATGGAGCAGCATCCGAAGGTAAGGTTGATTCAAAACAAACTCATGTCTGCAAGGCTTAAGACAATTGATGCGACTTTTTAATGCGAAATGTACACGGTAACGGATACAGTAGgtacttgaatgaaaaaaaaaagtgagcGAAGGGGTCTATCGGTTGGGCTAAGCAAGTACTAGactacatataacgttacatgtacttataagtGCAAATAAGAATAGAATTGTAATAATTCATGACGGTTTTTTAGAATTGCATAGCAAAGACGGGGAAAATACTTTGTCACTCCGGAAAGGAGGGTGACCTCCTGATGGAGTATTagaaatgatgttgtttgcacgttcgcagctagaactcacgatcctgttgtcgcattggtgtgtaacttggcatattgTTTACTATAATTCCATGGGAAGTGAATGGCGGGAATTTTATTCTTGTGGCATTGAGACTTCCATACTTTGACAACTTGTTTCTTTCTTGGTCTGTGTCTTCGCACCTATAAATCAAGGTCCTTTGCTTGATGGATTTGTCTAAAATTTGGCATGTCTGTAGTTAAAATGGGTATCGAACTCCttagccacatacatgtatcacaccACAAACACCCTAATTACTTCACAAAGGATTGTATATGATTGCGTGTGTTTACTTGGCATATCACTTCGCGGAAGATAACGTTTGCTGATATGCATTTCCTGTGTTGTAAATCCCATCTAGGGAGGACAGAAGTGGTGGAATTGCTGGTGAACCATGGTGCTACAGTAGACGTACGGGACGGCTTCCAGCACACGCCACTCACGACTGCGTGTATGTTCAACCATGTCGACACAGTTCGGCGGCTGATTGAGCTTGGAGCAAGACCTGATTTGATCAAAACAGTCAGGAGGCAAGTTTCAATTCCTTCCATCAGAGTATAGAAGTCAAGTCAAGAACGCACGATTGTTTCTTATAAGTTAAAGTTATGTAGACAAAATCAGTCAAACAAAGCTGGTCACCCCTCtcgctggacccgcggcacgctggtggcgtcgctgcgtcctaaactggatgtgtgttacccttgacgttatgggaatatcattcaaaacgtacaagtatgaccaaaaagacaacaaaacacacaaagctaaaAAATATACGTTTTTTGGGCGATTGAATTCGTTGAGTACATTgttaattcgatcggccgcagagACGAAAccagtaagaggggggctttattCGTCGGCTTCGGCCTAGGTTTGTTTCTATCTTCCAGTGTGTGGCGTCGCATATGCgcaaggacattgtataatAGCCTTGATACGCATGTGTATATGATGCATGTTTTGTACTGTTCcgatgtgtgtatatgtgtgtatatattttgtactgtTCCGATATTAGTATCGATATCTTGTCCCTAAATGATATACATCTTTCACTAGTGACTGTGACGAGAGTTTGAAGCTGATACAAGAGGCGAGGAAGACCAAGCTGTTGAGATGCTGCAACCCTAAGTGTGGCAACCCAGGCTACAGGTAGGTATTACTGATGGCGTTTCCAccgttgaaatgttttgttttcactttGTCTGAGAATTAAGACTCTGTCATCCGTGATttgtgcaaaaaaaattaatatagGAGCAGCAAATGTCGTTATTGACCCAGAGAAATCATGTTTCCATCTGAATTTCTACAAGTCTTTGTAGCCTACAGACCGAAATCGGAATGTCTGGATTCTACACAGCCCCTGAATAACCTCTGTACCTATTACATCCCCTACAGGAAAACTCTGAAGCTGTGTGCCCAGTGCAAGCTGACCCGCTACTGCAGCCGTGACTGCCAGATACAACACTGGTCTGTCGGACACAAGAAGTGCTGTGGGCAGGACGAGTACTCTGACCAAGGCTCTGACGAGGGATCCGGACCGGACCCCTTCGAAGAAATGATTTTTTCAATGGTAAAGGCCATCCTACAACAAGTAAACTAAGCGTGACTCTACACGTTTTACAACTCTTTGCATCCTCAACATTGCGATGAAATGGATTATCTTTCCGTGCAAAGAACTGATGAACACACAAAATGAATGATAACTGACATGTTGCCAAACCTTTTCGTATTCCTCACTTGGATTGGATGCTGGTGTCTTTACGTGTAGAAAATGATGTGCAAAGTTGTTTTCACGCACGTATTCTGTTGAAAATGTTATGCGGTTTTAGACGACCTTGTTTGATTTATCTTGTAAACTTCGGAAAGTAAATGAGTTTGGAGTGTCAACTAGGAAAGTTGGATTGTTTATCTTCTCTATATGACAAACATGTAATGATATCTCCATAACTATTGTCACTTTGGCGGTACCATTGCTTATAATAAAATAAGACAACAGCCAAGTAGCCATACCTTATGTCATCGCCTTTGTGTCCAGGATATCAATCATACATATTCAGTACTTTTACCACAGTGCTAGATTGTATTTTTGGCTCATggattctttgttttcttgccTTGAAACTGTCAATACAAGCAGGCGAATAAAGTCATTTCATGCAGTTATACATTGTGCAGAAATCTTGTATTCATCAGTAGCGCCTTCACAATTGAGCCTCCTAGCCAATTACTAGTATAGTAtcagaagtttattgcaagttcatgcccgtgggctaattgcaaattcatggtaaaaacatagagaaaaacatacatgcgtcagtaaactgtgtctgactttgttgtaacaataggctactggtactaaatacaattgttggctatatctaaactagctgggtttgacttctttttcggaagcagtggaagacgaaaagtcccactttttctagaatttgtgggttctgtgatttcaagagaaagtaTAGTgatagatgcagaaatgttcgcggtggttttatgtttgcggcttTCGCGGTGACCCTTTCAccgtgaatttaaaaccactgcgaacattttggTCCAATGCTGTAGCaatgtgtgactatagcgctgccgcaaacttaaaaccaccgcaaacactccattttagcCAtagcgcgaaatcaaaaccacctgaacttaattgcatttacGGTAGTTGGTAACTGTAAGACCCCGGGAGGGGTATCCTTGTTGGAGCCGCACCGTCTTTCgtaagagacgtaaaatgggggtcccgtgtgcGAGGAGGCGCCTCGAGTACGTTATACAAcagtctcattactcagatctgtacctactggctgtgatcaaggaggttatataggtctatataacctccttgctgtgataaTGCAACATGGTGAATATAACAGGCTGCTTATACAGGTAGCAACCCAGTGTCTTAGAATCCCCGAATTTCTTGTAATATCTACCTtcaatattcaccttgaatattaaCCTACAAGCTCAGCCAGTGGGTACCCTGTTAGACTTATGAGGTAGTGCCTTATAGTAACAATAAGCTACTgctgtaaagaaaaagaaaaacatgtccCCTCCAAACAGTAAGTGCACCATTTAGAATAGTCCACAGATCTAttacgtactctccaagcggTTGGGTCGCCGGGAGATCGCCATCTTCTTCtgacttatctccaagcagatgttcggctCCAGCCGGTTTTGACTTCCTTTTAGGCATTTTGTCGAGCTTTCCATAGTTGTGAAGTTATCTTTTTATCCAGTTTGGCCGTGTATGGCTTGCTTTGGTCAGTTTGTACTGTTTTTTTGAACTCTGTTATATCCGGGGCAAGTCAGAGGAAGCTAACGATCTTcccgccaaacctctgcttggagagaagacGAGAGTAATATAACGGTTCAGTAAAAGATAGCAACCAAGCGCAAAAAGTACGCATCTCCATACGCGAATGATAAAATGTCTGCGCATATTTGTGTTTCAATCACTAAAAAGAAGATTTATctaggaaaatatatttttaattAAGGAACATCTGTAGAAATAGAAAAACGACTGCTCAAAATTCCTTCTCCAAACCTTTACGTTCTCATTCGACACATCCCACAAAAGCTCACGTGGCAAAACAATAGCTCACGTGACAAGATAACTTATTAGTCTTTTCAGTTCAAACTTAGCGCTAGGTGTCAACAACGACGGTCCTCAGCTAAATGGCAGAAAAACGTTACAGTGCGAGTGAATATCTGTGGTGGGCTGCTGAGAAAGGCTCACCTGAATACGTTGAAGCGGCTTTAAAAGCTGGTAAGTCGAACCGGTTGAAATGAATGACATAAACTACCAGTATGAGGTAATTTTTGTTCCATAATTTGTGTAACCGTGTCGTTCAagcgtagcctctaccaggctccacaggtcactgGAATGATAGTGGACATATACTagtagacagataacatgccagaggagttggagTCGCTATAAAAGAAGTCACAGTTTGCCAGATACAGTTTGCAACCTATAGAGGCTAGTTCAAGCGCCGGATTTTGCCGGCAATCTTGGGATTCGGTGATCTGAATTAGTATTTGCGACTCTTCTTTTGTTCCTCAAACTAGTATGGTACAGTTTCCTACAAGTATTTGCTTTACGTACATCCTAGTAGTGCTATGTTTTCTTTCTTACAGGTACtgtttacattttcattttactACAGAAATGTAGTAAATGTTTCTCGCCTGCTCGCACTGTTCTATTTGAAAAGAGGGTTTGGGGTCTGTAGACAGTGATTATTCAAATGTAAAATAACAGATAAGGATTTTCACACAAGTGTGAAGTATAGCACACTAGTGACATCTCGTGATcttttcctaatctccaagcagatccacgccgggcgcgaaaatcgtagtatgctagccagagagggtccagtcatccagagaaggttaccttctctggatgactggaccctctctggctagcatactacgattttcgcgcccggcgtggatctgcttggagattagagatTTGATAGAGGTAGCCTATATCAGGCTCTACATgtcgctagaaaaatagtacaaattggccaaaaaggCAGCTAACATGCCAGAAGGGTAAGTCCGCTATTATTTACTGAACTATTTGCATTACCCACATGCACTTGGGAAATGGCAGTGACAAGTACCAGCATACTGGATTGACTGTATGTTATACACAAATGGAAAATAATTGAACCTACAGTACTAGTGTCCAgtgtcctacctgaccgaaaattctactctactctactctaagaGGATCTAAGAGTACTCTACTCTAAAAGGAGTCTAATACAATTTGCTACCCATAGGTCACACACAGTTCAGACCTGTTgtgactggtagaggctagatttgAGGCAGGATAAGTAGGTCTAGGCCAGccaaacaaaaatacaaggagcctaataagtatctaataagGTGTCAAAAAACAACCGCTATAACATCTGGAAAGTAGAGATGATTTTGGTGGAGACATGGATGTGTAGAAAAATCGTATTCAACCTTATTCAGATCACACGCTACCACAGCAAATTATTGTCATAATCATTTACATCCAAATATTTCCTACAACAGTTTATTTGATTCGACTTACCAGCTTTCAAGGCCGCTTCAACGCCTTCATATGACCCAGTGCCAGCGGCATACAACAGAGCTTCATTCGCCTTTTCCGCCATTTCGAGGACTGCCGCGAGGACTGCCGTTAGGCACCTTTCACCCCTGCTGTCTGGGTCAGAAAGGCTGAAGTATCACAGTGGAGTCCTGGCTTGTCACGTGATCTATTGTTTTGCAACATGAGCGCTTGCGAGAAACTTCTTCAGATGAactttttatgatcttttatatttccaagGATATTGAATATTCCTTGTATATACAATGTTTACCACCGGGTACCCCAATCGAACCGCTAAGATGGACTATTCCAAGGGGGGATCCAATGTTTGGAGGGGGGCATTTTGTCATTATCCCAAATTGAGGAAATATGTACTTAAGCGCCACAATAACGAACAGTGAAGGAAGTATTTTAAAGACAGACTTGTTAACTTTTATTCTTGTTGTTTTAATTCACCAGGTCACTTAGCGTATTGCTAAACACTTCGCCAGCTTGTTTACATTCACGTTGCACTGCCAGCTTTGTACAGCCACATCGCAACTCAACAGGTCAGTTCAGCTAATTTCATTAGGTGAAACACGATTCGGCAAGAATGAAAACGTAACCGGAACAAATATACTGTGACAGCAGACAGAGGGTCACTATGAGTATAAAAGTGGCTTTGTAAACATGCGACTTTCAATGTTACACTCTAACttgtttacttacttacttacttacttacatcTACAAGATAAATAAAATTAAACGAGGTCTTCTAATACCGTTTGCCTTGGACAGAGTaagtgtatgaaaaaaaaaactcatccTTTTGGAcagaatgaatgtatgaaaaaaacatcatgTTCTGCATATAAAAATGCCAGCATCGTATCCGTAGTGAGAAATATCGTTAATGCTAAAGGTTTGGTAACATGCAACTGGTTATTTCATACTACCGTTGATATGCCTGTAGCAATACCATGTGCTCAACAATTATTTAAAGTATAGAGTCACGGTGGGGATACATGTTCTCGGATGCCATCTGGCAGTAACTTCACGAGTTTCTTGAATGTCTCTGGTCCCACGTCAGAGCATGCGTCCTGCCCACAGCACTTCTTGTGTCCGACAGACCAGTGTTGTGCCTGACAGTCACGGCTGCAATAGCGGGTCAGCTTGCACCGGGCGCACAGCTTCAGGGTTGACCTGTAGAAGATGTAATAGGTACACAGGCTATTTAGATAGTTGTTTTAAAATTTCTTTTGAAGGCTACACAGACTTGTACAAGT
Protein-coding regions in this window:
- the LOC136437308 gene encoding 26S proteasome non-ATPase regulatory subunit 10-like; its protein translation is MAGNNCSASEYLSYAAKKGSLEGVKAALKAGADIDLPWKPSDSHLPPCTALFWACMNGHVDVARLLLRKGASLVKRTVGAFSPLHGAASEGRTEVVELLVNHGATVDVRDGFQHTPLTTACMFNHVDTVRRLIELGARPDLIKTVRRQVSIPSIRV